The following nucleotide sequence is from Corylus avellana chromosome ca7, CavTom2PMs-1.0.
AGTAAATTATAAATGAACTAATTacttaattagtatttttatttagcTTTTTATTATATCACACAGTATTAGAACTCATTTACTTCTCCCAGTAGTACATGCttaaattgatgttaaacatatTTGATGCAGGTCGGGCTGCGGTTGCTTCTTTGTCCTCTTGGTTCTAACATTGTAATTCGAACAGCATGGTATGcttttgataaattttgttttgaccatttgttaatgtattttctGCAGATCCTTgctcaatttatttttcatttttaaacatATACACTGTTGACATCCAGTAACAGTTGATAATTCTTGCGGAGGTCATTTTTTACTTCAAATATGTAATTAGCATGCAGAATTTCAGTCTTTCAATGGCCATTTTTCATCATATAAGCTCTAATCATACTCATTGACGTTTTAGTTGCTGATATGTGCTTCTTTCACTGCAAACTAGAAGCaaatttacttgtttttgggGTTAACATAACATTTAGCTTTCTGCGTGTGCAGCTGTTCTATTGGGATTGCTTTACCTGTGTACTCTACATTCAAGGCAATTGAGAGGAAAGATCAAAATGAGCAACAAAGGATGCTTTTATATTGGGCAGgtcataatttctttttcctttagttttcttcttttcccaaATTCTGATCACCTTTCATCTGTATTggtaaattttgaatattatgCTTGTTTTGTGCTTTCTTGCTTCTTAGTTTTGTGTCCTATACCGTCCTACTTCATTCTCAAGAAGTAGGCCATCTTATTAATGTTTTGTGTGAACCTTAAATCCTAAGTATGTTTCAAGTTTAGTTGCTGTCTCAGTAGCCCCAAAGGCATTCAGAGGTCCAAGAAAGCCAGATAGGGTTACAGTTgggtcaaatttaatttttgatgaTACGATGGTGCCCTCTTCTCATTGAAAACCATATATAGGTATCGCTGTGGTGAGAACCCATTGACAccctcttttactttttttctgttttgtaagGCAGGAGAGGGAAGGAGTAGAATCAATTTATTAAATGTCTAGCATAAAGATGAATCGTGAAATTCTGAATTTATGGCCCTTGATAGGGTTGAACGTGGAAAAGAAAGCTTTTACTAGCCAGCTACATTCCATGTATCTCGAGCTGTAGAATGCATATGGTGGTTTACCATCAAGGTTTTTGTTGAGAGGGATAGAAATTGAAGAGTAAACCATGGAGCCATTTGGCATAACTAGTTATTGCGGTCTACTCTTGAACTGTTGGCGACAAAGGGGTGACACAACAATAGCCTTCCCTTATCAATAACACTTCTTATGCTAATGATTAAGTCGGCCCTCTTGGGTGACTTAACTATATGTTTTATCTTTGCTGATATGGGACAAGTTTAAGTTACCTGGATGATAGTATCTTAATGCTTGCTGAATTGCTTGAAGTGCATGACCTTTAGCCTCTACCATGCTACTAATCTGATCACATTCACGTCTTCTTTGAATGATTGCAGCTTATGGATCTTTCAGCATTGTGGAAGTCTTTTCTGACAAGCTTATTTCTTGGTATAATTCTGAACCCCACTTAGCTAATTGTAAACCATATTGATTGGTTAAATGAGACAAGTTCTCTTCATAAGGTTATATTGGACATGTTGTGCCCTTGTCAGATCCCATATGAAAGGTCTAAGTGTTGCTTGGTAGAGTTGATGTGGTAACTATTGGATGATATTTTGTTTACATTTCTCCCAGGTTTAACTAGCTTTTCTTAAGAGTCTTATGCAGATTCAAGCaagttctttctttctctttcaattttgatgatttgattggtttattatgatttaaattagttgctaaatcaacaatttttgaACGAATAAAAATGACTCTTGCATCAATAAGCTTTGGCTCAAATAGCAGGCAGTTCCTCCTGCCATGAGAATGGGGTGGAGGGTGGTTTGTTGGTTCAAGACCCAGAATTGGGTGGAGGATGGTTTGTACTGTTATGCAAGTTGTATGCATTACAAAATATTGTATAGCCAATACTGAGAGCTCAACATAAGTCAAAACACAGTTTCCTTAATTTGTTCTTCTTCACTTGCGTTCTTTATATTCTTAGCCTCTTGTCGTTTACTTGGTAATGTTTTTGATCGGAAAGCAGATGGCCTCTACAAAAAGATAAGAAAGCAGATGGTCCCAACCAATCAATTTTGTCTGACAGGACTCTGCTTGGCGGAGTgaaatttattttggaaaaagccATGACAGAAAATATGGTGTTGAACAGTATTAGTTATAGTTATTCATGTGATTAATTTGCTCCAGACTAAAGTTATCACAACTCCTAACCAACctttaaggaaaaatatgacAACTAGTATGAATTTCCTGAAAGATAGAAACATTTATTTGTATTAATGCTTTTGAACTTGATAAGTTTCATAAAATTGTGCCAATGAGCCAAATGGCGCTTCCTTCCCTTGTAAAAACAAGGTGAATGGTGAGGTTGTGCATTCAAAACTCATTGGGTGcattaccaaaaaataaaaaaattccttatattttttcattatgtGCAGGTGTCCTTTGTACTACCACCTGAAATTTGCGTTTCTTGTTTGGCTTCAACTTCCATCTACTGATGTGAGTTTAAGCTTATGGTTCTTTTTCAGTTTATGGCAATTCCTGGGGTAAAAATGATGTATTTTGACTTTTGACAACTACTTTTGTACCTCTAGATTGCGACGTATGTTAAATTTAGACTTGGTGTGAACTCAGTTTGAATCGACTGTTTGCTTTCCAGGGGGCCAAGCAATTGTACATGAACCACCTACGTCCATTCTTCTTGAGGCACCAAGCTAGAGCTGATCAAATTATGGGTTTTGCATATGGTGAATTGGTATGTTCTTTAACTGCTGGTATGCTTTGCACAATATAAGCTGTGTGAATGTGTCAATTTGGGGTATTTGTGTCCATTTTAcattttatgaaattataaCATGGTGTAAAGATCAAATACTATGAATATGCTTCTTTACTTTCTTAGGACAAAATATAGAATTAATTCAAGTCCCGCTTCCCTGACACCCATAATTGGTTGAACCAAAGACCTCTTTCTTTAAAAGGTTAAGAAGACCAGTAGGCTACAGGCTACAGCTGCTGGTGGTACTCGATTATGCTGACACATAATATTTGGGATAACTGAGGTGCTCCTATTCATTCCTTATTTCCCTAGGTTAACTGGACCTTAAAAGTAGTTGGTTTTAGGTTTAACTTGAGAAAACAACGTGCATGCCTTCTTTTACATGAAATGCAGATTTAAAGAGGTTTTATGGTTCTCTATAAATGTAGATTAAACTCATAAGTGCGCATCAAGCCGAAATTCAGTTTGTTAAGAACATGGTTGTGAAGATCATGGGATCAGGTAAGGACTATAGTGTTCTGCAGTGCTTTTGGTCGTTTCATGACTCCACTAATTATGTATTCAggctaaactttttttttttttttttggctctgaACCAGCGGACCAATTTCTAAGGGCTGCTGTGAAACCTGATCAACCACGACAGCACACTGCAATTGAAGGCCCGATAAGAACATCCCCAGATACCGACTCAGATCATGATGGTTGATGCCTTCCTGTAAATGTGCATGATTTTCAGGCAGTTTTATgtctccaaaaataaaaaaaaaaaaaaagaaagaagaaaaaaaggtgcCATATTAGTGGGTGTGGTATTATTTTCATAC
It contains:
- the LOC132186310 gene encoding HVA22-like protein k, whose product is MALLGSNVTSEVGLRLLLCPLGSNIVIRTACCSIGIALPVYSTFKAIERKDQNEQQRMLLYWAAYGSFSIVEVFSDKLISWCPLYYHLKFAFLVWLQLPSTDGAKQLYMNHLRPFFLRHQARADQIMGFAYGELIKLISAHQAEIQFVKNMVVKIMGSADQFLRAAVKPDQPRQHTAIEGPIRTSPDTDSDHDG